The DNA segment AATTGCATGCCCAGAACCGCAGAAGTTAAACCTGACACTAAAATCCCATGAGCAACTCGGGCACCAAATACACTTTCTTTACCCGCAAGTTCACTGACATGCACCGGATTAATGTCACCACTCACACCACAAAATAGTTGCACATCGGTCTCAGTGATGGTTTTTTCAAAACTGGCTTGTTGGCCAATATTTATCTGCCCAATTGTATAGCTCATACTACTTACCTATTTATGCCTTAATGTTTACGCTGCAGAGTCAACTTGTGAGCTAAAGCTATTTTCATCAAGTGATAACCCCATTGGCGCCTCAGTGAAAATTCGTCTATCCATCATTTTTAAATTGGCACTGATAGCCGGCATGAACTCCATTTTTTGCAAGATGTCTCTATTAAGATCGACACCAGGCGCTATTTCAATAAGCTCAATACCTTTATCTGCTAGCCTAAAAACAGCCCTCTCTGTGATATAGAGGACTTTTTTGCCATTTTTTCTTGCGATATTGGCAGCAAAAGTAATCTGAGCAAC comes from the Shewanella halifaxensis HAW-EB4 genome and includes:
- a CDS encoding MaoC family dehydratase; the protein is MSYTIGQINIGQQASFEKTITETDVQLFCGVSGDINPVHVSELAGKESVFGARVAHGILVSGLTSAVLGMQLPGPGTIYLGQELRFKAPVYIGDTIRAVVVVAEIITDKNIVKLTTQSINQDGVVVIEGIATVMPPKAV